GATCCATTTTTCACGAAGCGAGCCGCGGATGAATCGCGAGGACAAAATCCTGCTGATCAACTGCCCTTTCGGGTTCTACGGATCCCCGGATCTGGGCCTGGCGCGGGTCGCCTCGTTTCTGAAAAACCACGGCGTCGAGGTGGCCGTTCGCGATCTGAACCTCGAGCTGTACGAGGAATCGGGCCGTCCCGAACTTTGGAATCGGCGCTATCACTATTCCAACCCGGAACGCTTCGCCGCCGAATTTCCGCGCTTCGAGAGTTTTTTCCGGCGCACCTGCGCGGCGATCCTCGCCACGGGCTATCGCCTGTTCGGCTTCAACGTCCACCTGTTCAACCTGTTGTACGTCAATCGCCTGGCGGCGGAACTCGACCGCAACCTCGGCGCCAAAATCATCCTGGGCGGCGGCGCGGTCGCGCTCGCCGACACGCGCGAGCGGCTTTACCGGTCGTGCAATGTCTCCCTCGTGAAGGGCCGCGGCGAGAGTGTGTTGCGCGCCCTGCTGGCGGATCGGGCGCGCGGCAAGCTGCGGCCGCTGTATCGCGATGACGATCCGGGAAGCGACCCGGAAGCCGACTTCGTCACCGCATTCGACGCGTTCGATCTCGACCGTTATCCGGGCCGCAACTACCCGCTGATCTTCACCGAAGGATGCAACCGCCGTTGCGTCTATTGCAGCGAACCGTTCTACAAAGCGCCGTGCCGGGCGCGCGACGCGGCAATGGTGCGGCGGGAAATCGAAGCGGCTTTGGCGCGCCGGCCCGACACCTTCTTTGAATTTCACGATCTGGCCATCAATCTTTTCCCGGATTCGCTCCTGGCCCTCTGCCGCGAATTGAGCGACCGGGACTGGCAACCTCGCTGGTGCGCGAACGCCATCCCCGACCGTTTTTTCACGACGGAACACTGCGCGCGGCTCGCCCGCGGCGGGTGTGTCTACCTGCGCTTCGGCCTGGAAAGCGGCTCGCCCGAAACCGTCCGCCGGATGAGAAAAGCATTTCAACTGGACGACGCGCGCACCGCCCTGCGCCGCTGCGCGGCAAGCGGCATCAAGACCGGCGTCAACCTCATCGTCGGCTTTCCCGGCGAAACCGAGGCGGACTTCGCGCAAACTCTCGCTTTTCTCAAAGAGAACAAGGATTCGATCGGCCTCGTCGACAACCTCTTCACCTGCTACATCACCGGCGGCTCGGACTTGGAGCACCGGGCCGTGGAATGGGGTATTGTCCGCCCAGAAAACGATCCTTGGTATCGCTGGTACACGGTCGATCCGCCCAACGACTTTGCCTTGCGACGGGCGCGCCAGGAACGGCTGCTCGCGTTTTGCCGGGCCGAGGGTATCGCCGTCGGCACGCCCGACGCGGAGTTGAACACGCAACTGATGGATTGGCGGGAAGCCGAGGCGGCGGAACCTTCGCCGGCGATTTCACCGGCCGATCGCCGGTCCGCGATCATGGAACTGGCGCGGAACGACGAGGCGTCGGCCGATCCGGTCCCCGATTGGGACGCGCCTTGGCCGGACAATATGGCGGTCGTCAATTATACCAAGGGATTTCTGCTCCCCGAGTTGTGTCCGCCGGGCGAAGCCGTTTCGTCCGCGCGGCGGCCGATTCCCGCGGTTTTGGACGAGATCGCAGCCGCGCTGGCCCACGGCATCAGGCATTTCTATTTTTCGGACGAAGCGATCAATCAGGATCTGCCCGCGCTGGCGGGCTTGTGCGAGCACTTGATCGCCCGGCGTTGGGATTTGCGCTGGTGGGCGCGGCTGGCGGCGCGGGAGGCGCAAGACGGTCGCTTGTTCGCGCTTCTGCGGCGCGCGGGATGCGTCGGCGTGGATTATTTATTCACGCCCGCCGCCGGTCGCGACGATCCGCCGGGGTTTGCACCTCCAGATGTTGAAACGGCCGCGCGGCAGATAAGGGATCTGAGCGATGCCGGGTTGTGGGTCGTCTGGCGAACGACCGCCGATCCCGCCGGACTCAAGAGCCTGGGCGCCGAAGCGGACCTCGTCGTGATGGAACGCGCGGCGTCGGAAGACGCGCCACGCCTGCTGTATGAGCCGAGCGACCGCGCGATCATCAATCGAGTGGTGACGCAACCGCGCCGCCGGCCGCAGTTGATCGTCGAAGCGGCAAACGGCCGTTTGCATTTTTACCGCGATGGAACCGCGCTGCTGGGACCGGCCGGCTTCTTCCTTGACTGGGACCTCGCCGGACAACGCTATTTATCCTTCGATGCCGCATGGAAACCCGCGCCCGATTTAACCCTGCGGACGGAATCTCCCGCCAGTTTCGAATTTCGCCTGACGCTTCATTTTGCAAACGATGAATTGCTCCTCGAACTGCGTGGCGCGGCAAAAATGGAAACGGTTTTAACGCGTCTGAAAATCAACTTGCTTTTCAATCCCGCCACCCTGCGCTGCCTGCAATCCGGGCCCGATGATTTCCCGCTGAAAAATTTCCGGGATGCCGCCGCCGACTGGCATCCGGTCGGGCCGCTGGACAGGAACGGCCGTCCGGCGTTATCCGAAAATTTTCAATGGAACGCGCCATGCCGGTGGTCGTTGGTTCACGAGCCGACCGCGACGCGCGCCGATTTTTCCATGGAGTCGCCGGGCTGGAAACCGGTGGCGCAGGCGCGATGCCGCCCCGGCGCCGCCGTCTGTTTCTACCGTGACGACCGCCTGACGATCGGTCCGGTTCCGCAAGTTTTGGGGAGGTTGAAAATCGCCGCCCGCGATGCCCGAACCGGCGCGACGTTACCGGTTCGTTTGACGGATTTCGCGCGCCGCAACTGGAATTCTCCCCGTAGCGGACTTTTCGATTAGCCCCGCCGCCGCGCGCGCCGAAAATCGCCCGACGATTATCCACTACGGCGGATATCAATAAAAAGCCTGAAAGGAGACTCGCCGCGCGATGAAAAGGCCTCGCGCCGATGGTCTTTCGATCGTTGACAAGCATCGGGATTGTGAGAGAATCGCGGCGATTTGAAAAGCTCAAACGCCAACGGTCTGCTGGTCGCTATTCTCATCGCGGCTGTTTTATCGGTCGGGTGTATCATTCTCATCCATAATCATTATCTGGAATTGGGCCAGCGATTCGATCGCGCCTGCCCCATTTGTCAAATCCTGCTGGGTTTCATCGCTTTGATCGCGGTGGGATGGTCCCTTCTGGTTCGGCCGTTATTTTCACGGGTATTGAGATCCGATCGACGCCCTGAAACCC
This Myxococcales bacterium DNA region includes the following protein-coding sequences:
- a CDS encoding radical SAM protein; translated protein: MNREDKILLINCPFGFYGSPDLGLARVASFLKNHGVEVAVRDLNLELYEESGRPELWNRRYHYSNPERFAAEFPRFESFFRRTCAAILATGYRLFGFNVHLFNLLYVNRLAAELDRNLGAKIILGGGAVALADTRERLYRSCNVSLVKGRGESVLRALLADRARGKLRPLYRDDDPGSDPEADFVTAFDAFDLDRYPGRNYPLIFTEGCNRRCVYCSEPFYKAPCRARDAAMVRREIEAALARRPDTFFEFHDLAINLFPDSLLALCRELSDRDWQPRWCANAIPDRFFTTEHCARLARGGCVYLRFGLESGSPETVRRMRKAFQLDDARTALRRCAASGIKTGVNLIVGFPGETEADFAQTLAFLKENKDSIGLVDNLFTCYITGGSDLEHRAVEWGIVRPENDPWYRWYTVDPPNDFALRRARQERLLAFCRAEGIAVGTPDAELNTQLMDWREAEAAEPSPAISPADRRSAIMELARNDEASADPVPDWDAPWPDNMAVVNYTKGFLLPELCPPGEAVSSARRPIPAVLDEIAAALAHGIRHFYFSDEAINQDLPALAGLCEHLIARRWDLRWWARLAAREAQDGRLFALLRRAGCVGVDYLFTPAAGRDDPPGFAPPDVETAARQIRDLSDAGLWVVWRTTADPAGLKSLGAEADLVVMERAASEDAPRLLYEPSDRAIINRVVTQPRRRPQLIVEAANGRLHFYRDGTALLGPAGFFLDWDLAGQRYLSFDAAWKPAPDLTLRTESPASFEFRLTLHFANDELLLELRGAAKMETVLTRLKINLLFNPATLRCLQSGPDDFPLKNFRDAAADWHPVGPLDRNGRPALSENFQWNAPCRWSLVHEPTATRADFSMESPGWKPVAQARCRPGAAVCFYRDDRLTIGPVPQVLGRLKIAARDARTGATLPVRLTDFARRNWNSPRSGLFD